The following proteins are encoded in a genomic region of Coleofasciculus chthonoplastes PCC 7420:
- a CDS encoding PEP-CTERM sorting domain-containing protein, producing MYTLRIGEKLSIAFGITFLSTAMSGVVSNAPAQAFSIDSINLLTDNARWSSIPSGFASGSTYDGFNFTVSGTPGEQVSEISFSFSFKGLFDDSVALDLNGDGTIDFAVDYHDVAATLDPKPVASIRSLYTPWSDANDVENTITNLTITPTGSTGSVSIYGKEVILGLTDQKGGYRRPSESFSNLADITLEDLGLEPGGLIPESGTVTTSEIRIGYLNIGGQGGGNPEIESENFTISDPEPVPEPLTILGSATALGIGGLLKREHSKKQKKS from the coding sequence TGGGATAACTTTTCTTAGTACCGCTATGTCTGGTGTTGTTAGTAATGCACCAGCTCAAGCTTTCTCAATTGATTCCATCAACCTTCTCACTGATAATGCTAGATGGTCATCAATACCAAGTGGCTTTGCCAGCGGTTCTACCTACGACGGATTTAATTTTACTGTTAGCGGAACACCAGGAGAACAAGTATCTGAGATTTCCTTTTCCTTCTCATTTAAAGGACTATTTGATGACTCGGTAGCACTTGATCTCAATGGTGATGGTACAATTGATTTTGCGGTAGACTATCATGATGTAGCAGCAACACTTGATCCGAAACCTGTTGCTTCAATTCGTTCGCTATATACTCCATGGTCTGATGCCAATGATGTCGAAAACACGATTACCAATTTAACAATAACACCAACTGGTTCTACTGGATCTGTATCCATATATGGAAAGGAAGTAATACTTGGACTTACAGATCAAAAAGGTGGATACCGTCGTCCATCAGAAAGTTTTAGCAACCTCGCAGACATAACCCTAGAAGACTTAGGTTTGGAGCCAGGTGGGCTAATTCCTGAATCGGGGACTGTAACAACTTCAGAAATCAGAATTGGCTATCTAAACATAGGAGGACAGGGCGGTGGAAATCCCGAAATTGAATCAGAAAACTTTACAATTTCAGATCCAGAACCCGTACCTGAACCCTTAACTATCCTTGGTTCAGCAACAGCACTAGGCATTGGTGGCTTACTTAAACGAGAGCATTCTAAAAAGCAGAAGAAAAGCTAA